From the Solanum stenotomum isolate F172 chromosome 4, ASM1918654v1, whole genome shotgun sequence genome, one window contains:
- the LOC125862610 gene encoding 40S ribosomal protein S11 isoform X1: MAEQTEKAFLKQPGVFLSSKKTGKGKRPGKGGNRYFKSIGLGFKTPREATEGTYIDKKCPFTGNVSIRGRILAGTCHSAKMNRTIIVRRNYLHYVKKYQRYEKRHSNIPAHISPCFRVKEGDHVTIGQCRPLSKTVRFNVLKVIPAGSGGGGKKAFTGM; this comes from the exons ATGGCGGAGCAGACGGAGAAGGCGTTTTTGAAGCAGCCAGGTGTGTTTCTAAG CTCTAAGAAGACCGGGAAGGGAAAGAGGCCAGGAAAGGGAGGCAATCGATACTTCAAGAGTATCGGCTTAGGATTCAAGACTCCTCGTGAGGCTACTGAAG GTACATATATTGACAAGAAATGCCCATTCACTGGCAATGTTTCTATCCGAGGTCGTATCCTTGCTGGTACATGCCACAGTGCTAAGATGAACAGAACCATCATCGTTCGACGTAATTACCTACATTATGTCAAGAAGTATCAGAG ATACGAGAAGAGGCACTCCAATATTCCAGCTCACATATCACCGTGCTTCCGTGTGAAAGAGGGAGATCATGTTACTATTGGACAGTGCAG GCCTTTATCCAAAACCGTGAGGTTCAATGTCTTAAAGGTGATTCCAGCTGGTTCTGGTGGTGGCGGGAAAAAAGCTTTCACCGGGATGTAA
- the LOC125862610 gene encoding 40S ribosomal protein S11 isoform X2, which produces MAEQTEKAFLKQPGVFLSSKKTGKGKRPGKGGNRYFKSIGLGFKTPREATEGTYIDKKCPFTGNVSIRGRILAGTCHSAKMNRTIIVRRNYLHYVKNYFRYEKRHSNIPAHISPCFRVKEGDHVTIGQCRPLSKTVRFNVLKVIPAGSGGGGKKAFTGM; this is translated from the exons ATGGCGGAGCAGACGGAGAAGGCGTTTTTGAAGCAGCCAGGTGTGTTTCTAAG CTCTAAGAAGACCGGGAAGGGAAAGAGGCCAGGAAAGGGAGGCAATCGATACTTCAAGAGTATCGGCTTAGGATTCAAGACTCCTCGTGAGGCTACTGAAG GTACATATATTGACAAGAAATGCCCATTCACTGGCAATGTTTCTATCCGAGGTCGTATCCTTGCTGGTACATGCCACAGTGCTAAGATGAACAGAACCATCATCGTTCGACGTAATTACCTACATTATGTCAAGAA TTATTTCAGATACGAGAAGAGGCACTCCAATATTCCAGCTCACATATCACCGTGCTTCCGTGTGAAAGAGGGAGATCATGTTACTATTGGACAGTGCAG GCCTTTATCCAAAACCGTGAGGTTCAATGTCTTAAAGGTGATTCCAGCTGGTTCTGGTGGTGGCGGGAAAAAAGCTTTCACCGGGATGTAA